A genomic segment from Deinococcus sp. YIM 77859 encodes:
- a CDS encoding restriction endonuclease subunit S → MSVERSPLPNGWVETTIGEVTQVVSGGTPSSKDSSNFTSRGGIPWITPADLSGYKRMYISQGARNLTDKGYAACSAMLLPTGSVLFSSRAPIGYVAIAANPVSTNQGFKSFIPPEGIDSRYLYFYLKHIKREAELRATGTTFKELSGAAASALPLLLAPLAEQRRIADKLDALLSRVEAARERLERVPKLLKGFRQAVLSAAVSGELTREWRGGGDAEWEAVQLRDCASDFSYGSSAKSLKVGKVPVLRMGNIQSGRLDWDDLVYTSDQEEIDKYQLHPGDVLFNRTNSPELVGKTAVYRGERRAIYAGYLIRVKCDSKLLPDYLNYCLNSKAGRDYCWQVKTDGVSQSNINAQKLRDFPFLLPPLAEQAEIVRRVEALFALADRLEARYRAALASFDRLTPALLAKAFRGELVPQDPNDEPASVLLERVRAERAAAGAGKARRGKAAGEQPAKRRGRPPKASAEPQPDGIAQASSYEDAVRLLQEKRREREAEAALGD, encoded by the coding sequence GTGAGTGTAGAACGCAGCCCACTCCCGAATGGATGGGTAGAAACAACGATAGGAGAGGTCACCCAGGTAGTTTCAGGCGGTACACCGTCTTCAAAGGATTCGAGTAATTTCACGTCAAGGGGTGGTATCCCGTGGATAACTCCGGCAGATCTTAGTGGTTACAAGCGGATGTACATAAGCCAGGGGGCGCGGAATTTGACTGATAAGGGGTATGCTGCTTGTTCAGCAATGCTCCTGCCCACTGGCAGCGTGCTATTCTCAAGTCGAGCCCCAATCGGATATGTTGCTATTGCCGCTAACCCGGTATCCACGAACCAGGGCTTCAAGAGCTTCATACCACCAGAGGGCATCGACAGTAGATACTTATATTTCTACCTCAAGCACATAAAGCGTGAAGCTGAGCTACGTGCTACGGGTACGACATTCAAGGAACTATCTGGTGCCGCTGCAAGCGCTCTCCCGCTTCTATTAGCTCCCCTCGCCGAGCAACGTCGTATTGCCGACAAGCTTGACGCCCTCCTTTCGCGCGTGGAGGCGGCGCGTGAACGGCTGGAGCGCGTGCCGAAGCTGCTGAAGGGATTCAGGCAAGCCGTCCTCAGCGCAGCCGTCAGCGGAGAACTCACGAGGGAATGGCGAGGCGGCGGGGATGCGGAGTGGGAAGCTGTCCAATTAAGGGATTGTGCCTCTGATTTCTCCTATGGTTCATCAGCGAAGTCCTTGAAAGTTGGAAAAGTCCCAGTTTTACGAATGGGTAACATTCAATCGGGAAGGCTAGACTGGGATGATCTTGTATACACTTCAGATCAGGAGGAGATTGATAAGTACCAACTCCACCCTGGAGATGTGCTGTTCAACCGGACTAACAGTCCTGAACTCGTTGGCAAAACCGCAGTCTACCGCGGTGAGCGGCGAGCCATTTACGCAGGGTACTTAATTAGAGTGAAGTGTGATTCTAAACTTCTGCCTGATTATCTTAACTACTGCCTTAATAGCAAGGCAGGGCGCGACTACTGTTGGCAAGTAAAAACGGACGGGGTCAGCCAATCAAACATCAATGCTCAAAAACTCCGCGACTTTCCATTTCTTCTCCCTCCCCTCGCTGAGCAGGCTGAAATCGTCCGTCGCGTTGAAGCCCTCTTCGCTCTCGCTGATCGTCTCGAAGCTCGTTATAGGGCGGCCCTGGCATCATTTGACCGCCTAACGCCTGCGCTGCTGGCCAAGGCCTTCCGGGGCGAACTGGTTCCGCAGGACCCGAATGACGAGCCCGCGAGCGTGCTGCTGGAGCGCGTCCGGGCCGAGCGCGCGGCGGCAGGGGCGGGGAAGGCGAGGCGGGGCAAGGCAGCAGGGGAGCAGCCCGCCAAGCGCCGTGGGCGGCCCCCAAAGGCGAGCGCAGAGCCTCAGCCGGACGGGATCGCGCAGGCGTCCAGCTACGAGGACGCCGTGCGGCTCCTGCAGGAAAAGCGGCGGGAGCGTGAGGCAGAGGCCGCCTTGGGCGACTGA
- a CDS encoding N-6 DNA methylase — MTQRTTDIVQKLWNLCNDLRDDGVTYHQYVTELTYLLFLKMAKETGQESQLPDGYRWDDLRAKTPPERLPFYRHLLVHLGGHGSKLVQAIFANAASFIKKPATLSKLVEDIHALDWYSAKEEGLGDLYEGLLEKNATEKKSGAGQYFTPRPLIDAIVRVMKPTSDDVIQDPAAGTGGFLIAAHHYIDTHEDVWDMPQEKQQKYLHGTFYGMELVQDTHRLALMNLMLHGLASDPDSSGIRYGDTLSPEGQTLPKATLILSNPPFGTKKGSGETRTSREDFTYPTNNKQLAFLQHIYRALNPGGRAAVVLPDNVLFESGAGRQIRADLMDKCRLHTILRLPTGIFYAQGVKTNVLFFTKVSDSAKGSTEEVWVYDLRANMPAFGKRTPLTPAHFDAFVQAFGDDPQGGPEALAKRTDTGEEGRFRRFTREQIRERNDSLDISWLKDDSEGSGELPEPAQLAEEALTELKGAMEELKAILLELGESEEELEEAGVLA, encoded by the coding sequence ATGACACAACGCACGACCGACATCGTCCAGAAGCTCTGGAACCTCTGCAACGACCTCCGCGACGACGGCGTCACGTATCACCAGTACGTCACCGAACTCACGTACCTGCTGTTTCTGAAGATGGCGAAGGAAACCGGGCAGGAAAGCCAACTCCCCGACGGGTACCGCTGGGACGACCTGCGCGCCAAGACGCCCCCGGAGCGCCTCCCGTTCTACCGGCACCTGCTCGTGCACCTCGGCGGGCACGGCAGCAAGCTCGTGCAGGCCATCTTCGCGAACGCCGCGTCCTTCATCAAGAAACCCGCGACCCTCAGCAAGCTCGTGGAGGACATCCACGCCCTCGACTGGTACTCCGCGAAGGAAGAAGGCCTCGGGGACCTGTACGAGGGCCTGCTGGAGAAGAACGCGACCGAGAAGAAGAGCGGCGCCGGGCAGTACTTCACGCCCCGCCCCCTCATCGACGCCATCGTACGCGTCATGAAACCCACCTCGGACGACGTCATTCAGGACCCGGCGGCGGGAACGGGCGGCTTCCTGATCGCCGCGCATCACTACATCGACACACACGAGGACGTGTGGGACATGCCGCAAGAGAAGCAGCAGAAGTACCTGCACGGCACCTTCTACGGCATGGAACTCGTGCAGGACACGCACCGCCTCGCCCTGATGAACCTCATGCTGCACGGCCTCGCCAGCGACCCGGACTCCAGCGGCATCCGCTACGGCGACACCCTCAGCCCCGAAGGGCAGACCCTCCCGAAAGCCACCCTGATCCTCTCCAACCCGCCGTTCGGCACGAAGAAAGGCTCCGGCGAGACACGCACCAGCCGCGAGGACTTCACGTACCCCACGAACAACAAGCAGCTCGCCTTTTTGCAGCACATCTACCGCGCCCTGAACCCCGGCGGGCGCGCCGCCGTCGTGTTGCCGGATAACGTGCTCTTTGAGAGCGGTGCGGGACGGCAGATCCGCGCGGACCTCATGGACAAGTGCCGCCTGCACACCATCCTGCGCCTCCCCACCGGCATCTTTTACGCGCAGGGTGTCAAGACGAACGTCCTCTTCTTTACCAAGGTCAGCGACAGCGCGAAGGGCAGCACCGAGGAAGTCTGGGTGTACGACCTGCGCGCCAACATGCCCGCCTTTGGCAAACGCACGCCCCTTACCCCCGCGCACTTTGACGCGTTCGTACAGGCCTTCGGCGACGACCCGCAAGGCGGCCCGGAAGCGCTCGCAAAGCGCACCGACACCGGCGAGGAGGGCCGCTTCCGCCGCTTTACGCGCGAGCAGATCCGGGAACGAAACGACAGCCTGGACATCTCCTGGCTGAAGGACGACAGCGAAGGCAGCGGCGAACTGCCCGAACCCGCCCAACTGGCCGAAGAAGCCCTGACGGAACTCAAGGGCGCGATGGAAGAACTCAAGGCCATCCTGCTCGAACTTGGCGAGAGTGAAGAAGAGCTGGAAGAGGCGGGGGTGTTGGCGTGA
- a CDS encoding ASCH domain-containing protein has translation MLITKKALETIQAELAQSENGQLIGSLDDVWALVNAENTMRAAQERLAAKPDELGLSIEYAAIIYPTPEGAADRETETDEHRGYRVFPIPDKPHPIDLQSGTLRALSIQQPWVERILTGQKNVEYRTWRVTETGPLLLHASRTQRPKNFEAVGMQDQMSALPYGALVGIVDVVGVEYNEHNEEYEWLLAHPRRFRTPIPYKGAAGIFRVPTHVVAQELAGATA, from the coding sequence ATGCTTATCACCAAGAAGGCTCTCGAAACGATCCAGGCTGAACTCGCGCAATCCGAAAACGGGCAACTCATCGGCTCCCTCGACGACGTCTGGGCGCTCGTGAACGCGGAAAACACCATGCGCGCCGCGCAGGAGCGCCTCGCCGCGAAGCCCGACGAGCTTGGGCTCAGCATCGAGTACGCCGCGATCATCTACCCCACTCCAGAGGGTGCAGCCGACCGGGAGACCGAAACGGATGAGCACCGCGGGTACCGCGTCTTCCCCATTCCCGACAAGCCCCACCCCATTGACCTGCAAAGCGGCACCCTGCGGGCGCTCAGCATTCAACAACCCTGGGTGGAGCGCATCCTGACCGGGCAGAAGAACGTGGAGTACCGAACGTGGCGCGTCACCGAAACGGGCCCGCTGCTCCTGCACGCGTCGCGCACGCAGCGACCCAAGAACTTCGAGGCGGTCGGCATGCAAGACCAGATGAGCGCCCTCCCGTACGGCGCCCTTGTCGGCATCGTTGACGTCGTCGGCGTGGAGTACAACGAACACAACGAGGAGTACGAGTGGCTGCTCGCGCACCCACGACGCTTCCGCACGCCGATTCCGTACAAGGGAGCCGCTGGAATTTTCCGCGTACCCACGCACGTGGTCGCTCAAGAGCTGGCAGGAGCAACCGCGTAA